Below is a genomic region from Phragmites australis chromosome 20, lpPhrAust1.1, whole genome shotgun sequence.
TTACTATCAGCACATTGTTCGACAGTTATGGGCCTGAGAACCAGATGGCACGTCTTCTATGTTGCCCACGAACAAGAGAAGGGAAAGGCCCTTTTCTGTTTCTGATTCGGTGCCGAACTTATTTGATTGCCATGCACCTCTCCCGAATTGGTTCCAAAATGCGTGGATTTTGGAAGGCAAATCCTCCATGCTGGTGCTTCCATTCTAGGACATGCCACATCTTGATTAGGGTATAGCCTTAGAATGGATGAGACTAGGTCTTATAAGACTTTTGTTTCTGAGGGGAGGGGGATGGATGCAAGTGGGGGTGGAAAGAAACGAGCCGGCTCAAATCGGTTATATAATCGAGCTGAAAAATGAGCTCGACTTGTGCTCGTTGCTGACTCGAGCTAGCTGCGAGCCAAGGTCAAAACAACACAATAGAGAGGTGGCATGGTGGGCACCGGTACCAGGCGGATGGCGGCACCGGGCAAGCGGCGGCCAAGGGCGAAGAGGTGCCGAGTAGGCACTGCTCGCCAGGCGGAGACATAAGGGGTGGCCGTGGGCAGGTGGTGACGCTAGGTAGGCGAAGGCCAAGGGCAGAGACGCACACGGGCGAGTAGGTGGCCACGGGTGTTGACACGCTCAGGCGTGCGGCGCCAGGCAGAGacaccggggggggggggagcggtgGCCATGAGAAAATGACGCGGCGGGTAGGCGGTAGCCATGGGCGGAGAGACGTCGCGTCAGCGGCCACATGTACAGATGTGATGCAGCAGGCAGCCACATGTAGAGACGTGGTGGGCTAGGGGCCTGAGGTGGCTGGGGTGTTGGGCTGGGCCGGTGAGTGAGCCAACGGGCTGGGGGCTAGCTCGAGCTTAGCTCATTTTGACACCAAGCTAGGAAGGTGGCTTGAGCTCGGCTCATTTGGCCTCCGAGTCGAGCCGAGCTGGCTCATGAGCCTCGAACTTTATTTCCAGCTCTAGATACCAGCAACCATTAAGGTATTAAATAGATTAAGGTTGTGTGATGTCCGTGCATAATTCAAAGGGTTATCTGGATTTTTTTCCTAAATCTTGTTTCTCAACAAAGATAAATGTAGGTGGAAATCTTAATAAATTAAATACACGTGCAAATACATTTGATGTAAGATAAACATGATTTATTTCTTAATCTATTAAGTAGAACAAAAAAGTGGAAAAAACTTGAAACACTTATAAAGATATTTCGCAACCGTTATAAAGCTATGAAATGTTACTTTGTCATACAATCTATTGTTTGTTTATaataatgaaaaattaaattccTTCTAAATTTGTGTTAGCCACATTCGTAAAGATATGAAATGATACGTTGTTGCACAatttgttgcttgctcgctttAAAGGAAAACGTTGAATTCCTTGTGAATATCATGCCCGGAACGATGTAAATGTATGAGCTGCGTGGCTAGGTTGGTGCATGCTAAAGGTGTTGTTTTTGGTTAGTGAGGTTGGTCAATGACCGCTAGGCCTATCTTTGCTGACTAGAAGGCTTAATAAGAGAATGCTATACGATAAATCTTGAAGGATATATTGACTCATCAATGCCAATAAATGGTTAACTGTAACATCCACGTGGATAGGTAGGGAAAAAACATGTCAACGTATAAAGACAGTTTCGTAAGAAAATGTTAGGTCACAAGCCTCAAGAAGAGTATTGATTTATTAATGCCCGTAAACGGTTAACTATAACACCTATATGAATTGGTAGGGAATAATATTTCAATAACAGTGGTTGGAAGGTTTTGTAACAGAATGCTATATGATAAACCTCGAGACGAGGAATAATACATGAATGTCTGTAAACTGTTAAGTATAACATCCATATAGAATGGTGGAAAAAAACATGTAAATATATGAGGACGATTGGAAGGTttcgtagaagaatattatacCACAAATCTCGAAAAGATGATTACCTTATCAATATATATAAACGATTAAAAATTTTTGTAAGAAAATGTTATATGACAAATCTCAAGACGAGAAATGACACATCAATATCTATAAACGGTTAAGTGTAACACTGAATGGATCGGTGAGAAAAAAAGTATGAGGCTAATTGATAATGAAAACGGATTGAACTGCACGAATTCGCGAAAAAATGCACGTGCATAGTCTAATATTCCTTCCATTTTCCTGCAGAAAGGAGAGAAATGAAGAGAAGAGTGGTAAACTGGTGTTTGACTCAGGCAGGCGTTGCCGTTGTCTTGTACCCCATAGTCCCTGGAGACAgacgcctccccccccccccctccccctcatctccttctccgTCCCCCTCCTAGTCTCCTTCTCCACTCTGATCACCAGTCGCCTCAGCCTCGACCCCCTCCGATCCAATCCGGTACGTGCCTCGATCCGTCAGCCCGCGCCCATCTGATCCCCTAGGACTGGGCGCATAAGAGTTTTTTTCTTGGTTCTTGATTCGTCGAAGCTTTCCGATTCTTACAATATCGTTTTCCGAATTTTCCAGGGTTTTTCCTTGATTCGGTGCGCAGGAACCAGGTCAGTCCACTCCGTCTATGgagaatttttctttattttggtCTGCTGTTAAGGTTTCACCATATCATATTTATAAAGaatttcttgttcttttggGTAAAAAGAGCAGCTTTCCTGATGTCCACTATCgcgaccccgccgccgccgtcggggtCGGCGGCGCAGGAGAAGGCCGCCAGCCGGAACAAGCGCAAGTACCGTGCCGAGCCGCCGTCCGCCGAGCTGGCCCCCTTCGGGCTGGAGTACCCACTGACGGCGGACTGCGTAGGATTCGAGTTTATGCCGTTTGAGAAGGTTGCCATGGCGGCGGCCGCAGCCACCGCGGCTGCCGCTGAGGGTGTCAGCCTCGACCTCATCCCGAGCACGTGCGACACCTGCAAGGACATCCACCCGACAGCGGAGGAGTTATTGGAATGCCAGCGATATGTGAATTGGAGTGATCCAAATGAGGCGCAGTTGGAGGAGATCCTTTTGAAGAGCCTGGACACCACTTTTGACAATGCCGTGAGTTTGATCACCACAATGGGCTACTCAGAGGTGGCCACGCGGGCAGCCGTTGTGCGGGCAGCTACGCAGTTCAATTGGAGGGAGACCCTTGCTGGGTTCGGAGAGGCGGCCGTTGAGGTGCTCAAGACTGAGGGGGACATGTTGCCAAGGGAGGGCGCCTCCGTTGAGGACATGAGGAAGATTGAGCAGGCTGTGCTCGGTAGCATGGTTGCGGTGGTCAATGAGGCTCAGCCATTCTACACCACAGGCGATGCGATGTTTTGCTTGCTCATGTCAGACATGAATGTGGCAAGTGCATGTGCCATGGACTACGGCACCGCTTCCCTCCCGCCAGTGGGCACTCAAGTTATTGCCCAGCCAGTTGTGGGAAACTATGAACCTGGCTCAAGTTCCGATTTATCGGTTTCTATTGCGAGCCCACAGACTGGCGTTACTTTCCGTGGAAAACTGACCCCAGCACCACCCAATTCTTACAATGCTGTAAAAGCTGATTCATCCACAACACCAGCGAGTTTGAATCCGCAGAGTAGCAAACCCTCTGTCTCGGGCAAAATGCAGAGTGTAACCCCAAATCTTGCGCCAAAAGAATACCCAGTTGCTACACGAGATCATTCAGAGGACCAACCATTTGTTGCTGCTGCAACACAATCCATGAAAAATGATAAGCCATCCCCTAGCAAGAGGGGGACCTCTAAGAGGGATTCCTTGCACCGGCAGAAGTTGACAAGCTTCGATAAGAGTTCTCGAGCAATgggttctaaaggatctcttagGTCCGGCAAGCATAGCTCTTCAGGCAGTGCAGCACTGGACAGGAAGTGCAGGTTGATTCCAGATTCTACTACTAGCAGCTTGAAGGGCTCATCAAAAGTTGGCAATGGGTTCGCTGCGAGCATAACAGGATCAGAAGCATCAGTTGACCTTTCTTTTACCAGTGCCCTTTCCTCCACTCCATCATTTGACGCCAAGCTGGCTAGTAACTCAAACCCAGCACCAGCTACTAGCACAGATCTGTCATTGTCATTGCCATCCTCAAGTGATGGTTTTGCTCCATCTTTGAATCATGAGTCCAGTACTGAGGGTATGGACTCTAGCAGCAAAGTTAACTTCTCATATGATGAGGAACAGAAGGTCTGGATTCCGCAAGATAAAAAGGATGAAATTGTCTTGATTCTCGTCCAGAGGCAGAAAGAGTTGCAAGCACAAATGCGGGACTGGACAGACTGGGCTCAGCAGAAAGTGATGCAGGTCGCACACCGACTTGCCaaagagaaggaagaacttCAGTCACATAGGAAAGAGAAGGATGAGGTGGACCGCCTCCAAGAAGAGAGGCGTTATCTGGAAGAGAGCACTCGGAAGAAGCTTTTAGAGATGGAATCTGCAATTTCGAGGGTGAATGCTCAGCTGGAGAAGGCAGATGCTTCTGCTCGTGGACGTGAAGCCGAGAATGCACAACTCATGATACAGATGGAAGCTGCAAAGCGACATGCAGCAGAGTCCGCAACAAATATTTTGGACCTTTTGAAGAAGGACGAGAACAGTCTTAAAAGGTTGCAGAGATGGGAATCTCAGAGAGCCCTGTTGCAGGAGGATCTTGCAGCCGAAAAGAGCCGGCTATCTCGGGTCCAGCAACAACTTCAGCATGCTAAAGAGCAGAAGGATAAAGTGCAGGTACTAACTGCTTTTTGTTTACCTTTTAGCAATCTTATTTTAAAGGGAAGCTAATCAATAGACAACCATATGACCTATGTATGTTCAATCTTTAATTCATGTTTCCTGGAAATTACTTCGCCACTAGATATTTGACTCTAGTGGGGTGCAAACGAACAGTTAGTCTACTTCTTAGATATTTGACTCTAGTGGGGTGCAAACGAACAGTTAGTCTACTTCTTACTCTTAGACAGGGATAGCAAACTTTGCATAAATATGATGTAAGTTAGCACTGCAAAATACAGAGAACATCTTACGATCTGTCGCATGGTGTGTTTTTCTACTTTGTATTCATCTCTCCAGTATATTCTTTAATagatgacgatgatgattttTTGTGGGCATGCTAACATATAGATGCCATGGTTACGTTAATAGTAAGGGATTGTTGGTGTCAAGAAGTTTACAGAATAAATGGTAGCTAAGTTGTCTGTCCTAACTATGACTGCTCTAAGCACACTTAGTATTTAATGAATAGCTTGCGAGGTTTTGCATGAAAAAATTTCAGGTAGAAGCTAGGAGCTTTACATGACATTGTATTATTCTTGCACTTAATACATAGTGTCAAATAAAGTCGTGACAGGATTACATTTTTATAGATGGTATTTGGTAAGTTCCAAAGTTGAAACCGACAagtcctaaaaaaaaaaaaaaacccgacaAAACAATGCCATTTATTCGATAGCACCTCTGCAGCTTCTCCAACCTTAAATTTGTCGATTATGTCATGTAATGAAAACCTTTTTTTCTTATATTCACTATCTTTCAGATGTTGGGATATAAATGTGTTACTGCTTAGGGGGGAAAACAagaaaataacttatattttcCTAGATAAGTGAGCCATGGCAGTGATTAATAGTAGAGAAGGTGGCTTAGGATATACCGCTAGTAAATCTGGCATGTGGTGTATATCCCCATCCCTGTACAAGGTTCTTCGCCGGCCAATATTGTTAGTTCCTTCTAGAGGCTTTAAGGAAAACAGAACTTGTGTGCTTGCAAGCTACTTTTCATTAGCTTCGTGGTTTTTATAGCCTCCTCGAATTAATTTTGAGTTGATTGCACTTACCATGTTTTGTGAAAATAGGAGTAGTTAATAGTAATTAATCCCATGGATACTGGTTGTGTGAAGTTCTGCAAGTATTATAATTTTGAGTTGATTGCACTTATCATATCTACCTAGTTCAGTTTAATTACCTCTACCTCTCTGCTTGTGCATGCGTGTGGTTTCACGATATAATTTATCCCTTTACTTTGCGGTCTTCACTGAATctgtatatgcatatatatcatttttggtCTTTCTCTGATTTTGAATACTTGCAGGCAAGGTGGAGACAAGAAGAGGCTGGAAAGATTGAGGCAATTGCCCATGTAACCTctgagaggaaagagagagaacaGATTGAAACGTCATTGAGGTCAGAAGAGAATTCACTGCATCTTAAAGCGGCGAATGATACACGAAGATACAAGAGTGAGATCCGTGCTCTTGAGCAGCAGATTGCACAGTTGAAGGTGTCCTTGGACTCTTCAAAGGTCGGTGCTCCCAAGTGGGGAGCAGACAATAAAACCTATGCTTTGCATCTTTCTGAAGGGAGAAAGAACAGCAATGCTCAAATTTTGTCCAATATAGCAGTACCCCAAGATTTCGATTTTGATGATATACAGCGTGACCGGGAGTGCGTCATGTGCTTGAGTGAGGAGATGtccgtggtgttccttccttgCACCCACCAGGTCGTCTGCGCCAAATGCAGCGACCTCCATGAGAAGCAAGGGATGAAGGAGTGCCCTTCGTGCCGGACCCCCATCCAGCGCAGGGTGTGCGCCCGCCTCACCTGTTGCTAGATTTCACATATAccatttgccttttctttttttttttctctcccttgATTGCTCAGCATGAATTGATGGAAGATTGGACAGAATAATGTGGGGCTGTCAGTTGTTAAACTTTGACAATAATACAACGTCGAAAATCAATCAGACCCCGCAGACAACGGATAATGAATGGGCTTTGTTGTACTGATATACCGCTTCTTCTGAATTCTTGGTTTTGCTGCAGACTGCTAGTAACTCCTGCAGGCAAAAAATGTCTAAATATGTGTAATGCTTGTGATCCATGATGAACCTTTGATCTGATGGGATCACGACATCAGTTTCCTCCGATAGGGAAAAGAGTGGCTACGTTTTTGGTAGGTTGGTAAGTTTACGCAGAATGCTTGCATCAAATGCATCTTAGGGTCTGAGGCCCTCGCcctgcaaaaaaaataaaatgacgTTGACCCCGTCCCAGCGCATGTTTGGATGGAAGCCAACAGCGGgctggcattttttttttcctataaaCTCAATACGGTTCGTATACCATTCTCTAATTATTACTTATTTAAAGTGACAATTAAATAATTATCCCAGCTCATGCCCGCGCTGGATAAAATCATAGACGTCCGATTACTCCGTTAAATAATTGGCTCATCATATCGTTCGACAAGTGTGGGCCCCGCAAGCTAAATGGGCCAATGGCGGGATGTCAGATGGGCCCAATATCGTTCCACCGGCAGCAGTTGACGGCGAAACGCCGTTAAACCGCGGCTTCTTCAGTCTCACTCGTTGCCAGTGCCACCCGCACATCCTCGTCGCCCATGGCGGCTTCCGTCCGGGGCCTCGCGCTCCCGCCGCCCCTCGCCTCCCCCCGCACGTCCTCGCGCTGCCTCGCCCCGGTCCCGCGGGGGCGCAGCCGCAGCCAGCGCCGCGTCGCTGGAGTCcgcgcggcagcggcggggGTGGGAGGTACCTCGCGAGCGCCGGAGCCCGTGGAGGTGGTCGGCGTCGGGAGCCGGAAGGACGCCGTCATCGATTTCTGCTTGGGCTCCCGCACGCTCTCCTCCACCCCCATCCGCTTTTGGTATGGCACCGACATCCAAATCCTCACCGTATGCGCTGCATCGAACTGGTTTGGGCCTTCGTGTGCGCAATGTAGTTCAGGGGAGTCGTGATTGGTACGAATCGGAATCCAGAGTGGAAGAATTTAAGGAGAGCCGAAGTTAAGTTAGTGTATGACTTTGGTTGCCACTAGTGAAATTTTAAGTGTGGAATCGTTGAGTTGACAACACTACAAGTCTTACCCCCATGATGCTGTAATTGTGCAGAACATCCAGTTTATTAGTTGCTTTCGGTTTGATGCTCTGGTTCCGTGGCATAATATGAATGTGTTATAATGGTAGTTTTTTGGTCATATTCATTAGTTTTTCCATGTATATAGTGTGCATAACCTTGCATTAATCTAATACGTAAGTTATTTGGCGTTGTAGATTGAAGATTTTCTGCATACCAGATTAATGTTCATGGAAGGAGAGACCGTTTGTGAGATTGAATTGGTTACAATTTGTTTCCTTTGCGTTTATTTATAAGAAACATTTTGCAGCATATGCTACATTTTTCTCTTTATAGTAATGATAAGTAGAATATCTTAGTGGACTATCCTGAGGTCCATTTGCTATAACATTGATAAACACTATTTAGGTTAGTTTGGCGGCCTGTTGTTTCCTTTAAAATTCTGTGGTAGGAGGTACAGTAATCCCCGGTGTGCTAATGTACTGCTAAACACTTCTGAATTCGATACATGGAGCCTGGCTTATTTGTACGCTAACCCTAATCCAGGTCCTGAGCTACTTCAGCTCTGCATTCTGTACCTTTTGGATTGATGTACTTGCATTCCTAACCCAATATAAAGAATGCTGAAAGGAATTGTATCTGAGTTTTTCCTTGAAAATACTTTTCTTAGCAAACTGtttgtaacatttttttttctcgaccaCAAGGAGAGACTCCCCTGggcatttttttaattttaaggtagGGGAGTACCAAACCCTGGTTGGCCAGTAAACTCGTTGAAACTAGTTTCTCACAGAGCTACCCACAAGTTGGTGCGCCCCGGGTTCGAGCCCGGGTGACTGCCCCCTCTACTGGAGGCACTAACCAACTGAGCTGCTGCTCAGTTCGCAACTGTATGTAACATTAACTTCCAATTTGTGATCCATCTATTTTAGTACAAATTAAAATATTGTTTTGTGGCGAATCATCAAGGTGGAACATTTGTCCTTTTCTCTGTAGCAATATATCTTAATTAAATTATTTGCTATCTCCAGGACTACATACATCGATATGGCTTCTTAAAACAAATCCTTTACTTGTTTTGTTGAATATATGCTTGTTATTCTTTTACTTATGTGCTATTCTTTTAGTAGTTTTTGCCTTTCCCTCCATACATTCTTCTTTAGAAATCTTGATTGCCTCGGAATCTGGTTTCAGGACAGTACATGCGACGGATAGTTCTAAAGTACAGTTAAAACAAAAGGGTCATGGAAATGGTACCGAACCTTTCATAATCTAAACTTTTTGAGTTGATTCAATGTTATTCACATGTACATATTTTTCACTCATTATCTCTATACTGTCTTTTGCATGAAGCTGACATCTCTGTATTTTTTCAGATGCAGTATTCAGAGACTTGGAACCTCCCTTATTTCTTCGTCCCTGCCCACCTGCTGTTATTCTTGTATGTACACTTCTTATCTTTCTGGTTGATATCATTTGTTGTATCCATATTGTAGACAGTAGGAGTCGAGTATGCGTCAGTTCCGTTGCTCTATAGATATTGGGCTATCTCTCTTacttttgactttttttatcaGCTGAGAGCCTGAGACTGAGATCTCATCGTCTATCTCACAATGATTATGTTTTTTAGGTTTCGAGTGCAGGACAGGATGCTGATCATATCACTGCAATGGAGCTTCTTAGTGCTGTCAAATCTGCTGGTAAACTGGCTGCATCAATATTTTTGAAGCCCTTCTGTTTTGAGGGACAAAGACGGCAAGTAGAGGTAAAAAACTTCTTTAGTAATTCTTCCTGCCTAACAGTGAACTTGTGCGTAAAGCTTGCATAAACAATGCATaatttaaagtttttttttattaatttgtgCTGTCCTGCAGGCATCTGATTTGATTGGCAAACTTCAAACTTGCTCAAACTTTCACATTGGTAACCCATTCCCACCCTGCCTTTTGCACCATACATTAACATTTTTGCACTACAGCGCAATAAAGTAATAAAAAAGATGATGTGGAAGCTTTTCTCATTTTGTTCTGTTTGGTCTTACATTGTTGCTTCATCATGATCTAAGAACCTTGATGTAGTATTAATAGGAAGAATAATGATACTGCTTGACTTGCTAATCTATAAGTATTTACAATCAGAGGATGAAATCATTTTGCTAGTTATCACAAgcattgtgattttttttgtgcGTTCAGTAATATAATGCTTGATTCTTTTGGTAGTCTGGATATTGATGATTGGTATTATTTAATTGTACTAATCTATTCTGGAGTCCTCCGGTGTAGTTCTGTTTGTTCTTGACACAATTTTAGCAACACATATTACTTTCATTAGCCACAGCCCAGAACAGTGACATAGTTTAAAGAATTAATATTTCATCTCTTTTGGTGCAGTTATTGAAGCTGATTCACTGCTTGAGACAGAAGTGGAAACCCTTGCTGAAGCTTTGGAAAGTGCCAATAATGCTGTCCTGTCAACTATTAGCATGATATCTATCATGATGTCTGTGAGTTTTAAATCCTTTATGATtgctttgatatgaaatattGCACTTCACTGTTCTAATCCTATTCTTCTTGAAATATCAGGGCTATAATCAGATGTTCTGGAGTTCCCTTAACGCACAAATTAAGGAAGTTGATCCTGAGGAAGTAGCCAAAGTAACCTACTATATTACTGTGCTACTTAGTTGTATGATCTGGACATGAGTTTTTCATAAATGATTCTTACAGTCTACATCTGTAACAGCTACTCAGAAGCTATGGTGAAGCTAGAGTTGGATTTGGTGCTGGTTATAACATCCAGTCAGCAATTAAGCAGGCCGTCTTCCACTGTCCATTTCTTCGTGGTTGCATAAAGGTGGACTTGGTTGTCTTTTTATATTATTAGTGATTCTACTCTATATTCCATAATTAAAtgttaaaaggaaaaaagaaactcGTTCATATTGGCATGTCTAATGCTTGTAGACCAAAATTACTGCTATACCTCAAGTTATACTTTACTTTTTAAGGGGCTCCAGGATTGGGATCCAAATCCTTGGGATTTAGTTAAAAATTTAACTACCAAAAGTTCCTGGGGGCAATCCTCCTCTTCCAAACTGGACCTTACTTTGCAATCTTTAGTTGATCTGAAGCAGGCAGAGTCCTGTTACTTGAGTACTCTTACTTTATATTACTAACAACCATGCATTTTTTTTGTATTTGTTGTGCTCCTTATAATTTTAATGGGTTCTTATAGTACAAAATCCATTCTTACTCGCAATTTCTCTAGGCGCAACTCTGCTATGTTTTTACTGCACCgatttatgtatatattattttgtgTAGGACTTGAACAATGTGGTTTTTCTCTCCCTTACAACTGCTCGGGTATTGTCTGAAAGTGACATGATCTCCACCTTGCACATCTTTCGTCGTGTTACCGGGTTCAccaaagatattattttttctagaaattCTGAACCTGATTTAGAGCCAAAACTGATAGTGGTTTCTCTACTAACTATTCGGTAAGTCATTGCATGGCACCCGATGGAGAAAATTTAAATGATTTATCTGGATTTTAGTGCCCTTTTTATTCATCATACCTAATCATAGTCCCACGACTTAGTGTGTACATTATATCATCTTGTATTTTTTAAGTACTTCCAAGTCAAATGTGTTTTGTACTTTTGTTATGCAACTATTGTTGAATGCTTGAATTATACTAcatgtgttaaccatctgatcAAAATATGAACAAGAAAACTG
It encodes:
- the LOC133901823 gene encoding putative E3 ubiquitin-protein ligase RF298 encodes the protein MSTIATPPPPSGSAAQEKAASRNKRKYRAEPPSAELAPFGLEYPLTADCVGFEFMPFEKVAMAAAAATAAAAEGVSLDLIPSTCDTCKDIHPTAEELLECQRYVNWSDPNEAQLEEILLKSLDTTFDNAVSLITTMGYSEVATRAAVVRAATQFNWRETLAGFGEAAVEVLKTEGDMLPREGASVEDMRKIEQAVLGSMVAVVNEAQPFYTTGDAMFCLLMSDMNVASACAMDYGTASLPPVGTQVIAQPVVGNYEPGSSSDLSVSIASPQTGVTFRGKLTPAPPNSYNAVKADSSTTPASLNPQSSKPSVSGKMQSVTPNLAPKEYPVATRDHSEDQPFVAAATQSMKNDKPSPSKRGTSKRDSLHRQKLTSFDKSSRAMGSKGSLRSGKHSSSGSAALDRKCRLIPDSTTSSLKGSSKVGNGFAASITGSEASVDLSFTSALSSTPSFDAKLASNSNPAPATSTDLSLSLPSSSDGFAPSLNHESSTEGMDSSSKVNFSYDEEQKVWIPQDKKDEIVLILVQRQKELQAQMRDWTDWAQQKVMQVAHRLAKEKEELQSHRKEKDEVDRLQEERRYLEESTRKKLLEMESAISRVNAQLEKADASARGREAENAQLMIQMEAAKRHAAESATNILDLLKKDENSLKRLQRWESQRALLQEDLAAEKSRLSRVQQQLQHAKEQKDKVQARWRQEEAGKIEAIAHVTSERKEREQIETSLRSEENSLHLKAANDTRRYKSEIRALEQQIAQLKVSLDSSKVGAPKWGADNKTYALHLSEGRKNSNAQILSNIAVPQDFDFDDIQRDRECVMCLSEEMSVVFLPCTHQVVCAKCSDLHEKQGMKECPSCRTPIQRRVCARLTCC